Proteins from a single region of Desulfovibrio legallii:
- a CDS encoding transposase family protein → MKDTDLYFRILGLTEPWFVEAVELDTAEGRVDIRVEHGPGVRWFCPTCGRELACRDHAEPRVWRHLDTCQFKTFLHARIPRVDCPEH, encoded by the coding sequence ATGAAGGATACGGACCTATATTTTCGGATTCTCGGGCTGACCGAGCCCTGGTTTGTTGAGGCTGTTGAACTGGACACGGCGGAAGGTCGGGTAGACATCCGCGTGGAGCATGGTCCTGGTGTTCGCTGGTTTTGCCCTACTTGTGGTCGAGAGCTGGCTTGCCGCGACCATGCCGAGCCTCGTGTCTGGCGCCATCTGGACACGTGCCAGTTCAAGACGTTCCTGCATGCTCGGATTCCCCGAGTGGACTGCCCCGAGCATG